One segment of Urocitellus parryii isolate mUroPar1 chromosome 5, mUroPar1.hap1, whole genome shotgun sequence DNA contains the following:
- the LOC113198214 gene encoding LOW QUALITY PROTEIN: taste receptor type 2 member 114 (The sequence of the model RefSeq protein was modified relative to this genomic sequence to represent the inferred CDS: inserted 1 base in 1 codon; substituted 1 base at 1 genomic stop codon), producing MFSSRFLCHLNIWFSTNLSIFYFLKTANFSHYIFLWLKRRINRVFAFLIGCLLVSWLLTFLQVVKVISGDKMNHRNTSXLFHLQRSDFLLKQIFLNLGVTLFFTVFLITCVLLIVSLWRHKSHMQXEQKFADLNTETHVKAMGVLISFIILLILHVIGILIEAVCGSKPENKLLFTFGFTTTAIYPWGHSFILILGNNKLKQTCWRVLQQLKCCEKGKNLRASDRLAQKLPFSTIKQCDFIAPKISTEKHEGEID from the exons TTCCTCTGTCACTTGAATATCTGGTTTTCTACCAACCTCAGCATCTTCTATTTTTTGAAGACAGCGAATTTTTCCCACTACATATTTCTCTGGTTGAAGAGAAGAATCAATAGAGTTTTTGCCTTTCTGATTGGATGCTTGCTTGTGTCATGGTTACTTACTTTTCTACAAGTTGTGAAAGTGATTAGTGGTGATAAAATGAACCATAGAAACACATCATAGCTGTTTCACCTACAGAGAAGTGATTTCTTACTTAAACAGATTTTTCTCAATCTGGGAGTCACTCTCTTCTTTACAGTATTCCTAATTACCTGTGTCCTATTGATCGTTTCCCTGTGGAGACACAAAAGTCATATGC CTGAACAAAAATTCGCAGACCTCAATACAGAAACTCATGTGAAAGCCATGGgagttttaatatcttttatcATCCTCCTTATCTTGCATGTGATAGGCATCCTCATAGAAGCAGTATGTGGTAGTAAGCCAGAAAACAAACTGCTATTTACTTTTGGTTTCACAACCACAGCCATATATCCCTGGGGTCACTCCTTTATCCTAATTCTAGGAAACAACAAGCTAAAGCAAACTTGCTGGAGGGTACTGCAGCAATTAAAGTGctgtgagaaaggaaaaaatctcAGAGCCTCAGACAGGCTTGCACAGAAAC TTCCATTTTCTACTATAAAACAATGTGATTTTATTGCACCTAAAATTAGCACAGAAAAGCATGAAGGAGAAATTGATTAA